From the Lathyrus oleraceus cultivar Zhongwan6 chromosome 4, CAAS_Psat_ZW6_1.0, whole genome shotgun sequence genome, one window contains:
- the LOC127076253 gene encoding probable caffeoyl-CoA O-methyltransferase At4g26220 — protein sequence MTADKNRSILQTEDLTKYILETSVYPREAETLKDIRNANQSYPMGFMGTAPDAGQLMAILLKLLNAKKTIEVGVFTGYSLLLTALSIPDDGKIIAVDPDRKAYEVGLPSIKKAGVEHKIDFIESEALPVLDKLLENPSNDGNFDFAFVDADKHNYWNYHEKLIKLIKIGGLVIYDNTLWGGTVALPEEAVLGHKKKIRQDALAFNEAIASDTRVEICVASIGDGFTICRRAH from the exons ATGACAGCAGATAAAAACCGAAGTATATTGCAGACTGAGGATTTGACCAAG TATATACTTGAAACGAGTGTTTATCCACGAGAAGCAGAAACTCTCAAAGATATAAGGAATGCCAATCAAAGCTACCCTAT GGGTTTCATGGGCACTGCACCTGATGCGGGTCAACTAATGGCCATACTCTTGAAGTTGTTGAATGCTAAAAAGACAATTGAAGTCGGAGTTTTTACCGGATACTCTCTTCTCCTGACCGCGCTTTCCATTCCTGATGATGGAAAG ATTATAGCCGTGGATCCAGACAGAAAAGCTTATGAAGTAGGGCTTCCATCCATTAAAAAAGCTGGTGTTGAACACAAGATTGATTTCATAGAGTCTGAAGCTTTACCAGTTCTTGATAAACTCTTGGAAAAT CCTTCAAATGATGGAAATTTTGACTTTGCTTTTGTGGATGCTGACAAACATAATTATTGGAATTATCATGAGAAGCTTATTAAACTGATTAAGATTGGTGGATTAGTGATCTATGATAACACTCTTTGGGGTGGAACTGTTGCATTGCCGGAAGAAGCAGTTTTAGGGCACAAGAAAAAAATAAGACAGGATGCACTTGCTTTCAATGAAGCAATTGCAAGTGACACTCGTGTTGAGATTTGTGTTGCTTCAATTGGTGATGGTTTCACTATCTGTAGGCGTGCTCATTGA